The Leucoraja erinacea ecotype New England chromosome 19, Leri_hhj_1, whole genome shotgun sequence genome has a segment encoding these proteins:
- the LOC129706281 gene encoding protein arginine N-methyltransferase 1-like isoform X2: protein MGTRHSSRCIFRRTPRSAETGTEVSSDSSEPLPITQPRQCTPTLQKSQTPTHAAVQLMVPTPTQRVGQTPIQAAGQEGEITAQTAGSAAQAIARTCCLGKRREAKLFPPDEMTSRDYYFDSYAHFGIHEEMLKDEIRTLTYRNSIYHNKHVFKGKTVLDVGSGTGILAMFAAKAGAKKVFGIECSSISDYSQKIIKANHLDKIIVIFSGKVEEVQLPVDQVDIIISEWMGYCLFYESMLNTVIYARDKWLKPGGLMFPDRATLYIVAIEDRQFKDFKIHWWEDVYGFDMTCIRNVAIKEPLVDMVDPKQVVTNACLIKEVDIYTVKTEDLSFSSTFRLHVQRSEYVHALVTYFNIEFTKCHKKTGFSTAPDAPYTHWKQTVFYLEDYLTVKLGEEICGAITVNPNPKNNRDLDFTVELNFRGQLCEASLSHDYKMR from the exons GTGTCCAGTGATTCTTCGGAACCTCTGCCTATCACCCAGCCACGACAGTGCACCCCCACTCTGCAGAAATCGCAGACACCCACCCATGCAGCTGTGCAGCTGATGGTCCCGACTCCAACGCAGAGAGTGGGTCAGACTCCGATTCAGGCAGCGGGGCAAGAGGGGGAGATCACGGCGCAAACGGCTGGGTCAGCGGCTCAGGCCATAGCTCGAACATGTTGCCTGGGGAAAAGACGAGAAGCTAAATTGTTCCCTCCCGATGAAATGACTTCGAGAGATTACTACTTTGACTCGTATGCACATTTTGGCATCCATGAG GAAATGTTAAAAGATGAAATTCGAACCCTGACGTACAGGAACTCCATCTACCACAACAAACATGTGTTTAAGGGCAAGACCGTGCTGGACGTGGGCAGCGGAACGGGAATATTAGCAATGTTTGCTGCCAAAGCAGGAGCCAAGAAAGTGTTTGGA ATTGAATGTTCCAGCATCTCGGATTATTCTCAGAAGATCATCAAAGCAAACCACCTGGACAAAA TCATTGTGATTTTTAGTGGGAAGGTGGAGGAGGTGCAGCTCCCTGTGGACCAGGTGGACATCATCATCAGTGAGTGGATGGGCTACTGCCTCTTCTACGAGTCGATGCTGAACACAGTGATCTACGCACGGGACAAGTGGCTG AAACCCGGGGGGCTGATGTTTCCGGACCGAGCCACTCTGTACATTGTTGCCATTGAAGACCGGCAGTTCAAGGACTTCAAGATTCACT GGTGGGAGGACGTGTACGGGTTTGACATGACCTGCATCAGGAACGTGGCCATCAAGGAACCTCTGGTGGACATGGTGGACCCGAAGCAAGTGGTGACCAACGCCTGCCTCATCAAG GAGGTGGACATCTACACTGTGAAGACAGAGGATCTGTCCTTCTCTTCGACTTTCCGCCTACATGTTCAGAGGAGTGAATATGTCCATGCTCTGGTCACATATTTTAACATCGAATTTACAAAGTGTCACAAGAAAACTGGATTTTCAACAG CTCCTGACGCCCCGTACACACACTGGAAGCAGACGGTGTTTTACTTGGAAGACTACTTGACAGTGAAATTGGGAGAGGAGATCTGTGGggccatcacagtgaatcccaaTCCTAAAAACAAT CGTGACctggatttcacagtggagctcaATTTCAGGGGCCAGTTGTGTGAAGCATCGCTGTCTCATGATTACAAGATGCGGTAA
- the LOC129706281 gene encoding protein arginine N-methyltransferase 1-like isoform X1 yields MGTRHSSRCIFRRTPRSAETGTEVSSDSSEPLPITQPRQCTPTLQKSQTPTHAAVQLMVPTPTQRVGQTPIQAAGQEGEITAQTAGSAAQAIARTCCLGKRREAKLFPPDEMTSRDYYFDSYAHFGIHEEMLKDEIRTLTYRNSIYHNKHVFKGKTVLDVGSGTGILAMFAAKAGAKKVFGIECSSISDYSQKIIKANHLDKSARVLINRNAQRSSVPTEQKLMHGKVEEVQLPVDQVDIIISEWMGYCLFYESMLNTVIYARDKWLKPGGLMFPDRATLYIVAIEDRQFKDFKIHWWEDVYGFDMTCIRNVAIKEPLVDMVDPKQVVTNACLIKEVDIYTVKTEDLSFSSTFRLHVQRSEYVHALVTYFNIEFTKCHKKTGFSTAPDAPYTHWKQTVFYLEDYLTVKLGEEICGAITVNPNPKNNRDLDFTVELNFRGQLCEASLSHDYKMR; encoded by the exons GTGTCCAGTGATTCTTCGGAACCTCTGCCTATCACCCAGCCACGACAGTGCACCCCCACTCTGCAGAAATCGCAGACACCCACCCATGCAGCTGTGCAGCTGATGGTCCCGACTCCAACGCAGAGAGTGGGTCAGACTCCGATTCAGGCAGCGGGGCAAGAGGGGGAGATCACGGCGCAAACGGCTGGGTCAGCGGCTCAGGCCATAGCTCGAACATGTTGCCTGGGGAAAAGACGAGAAGCTAAATTGTTCCCTCCCGATGAAATGACTTCGAGAGATTACTACTTTGACTCGTATGCACATTTTGGCATCCATGAG GAAATGTTAAAAGATGAAATTCGAACCCTGACGTACAGGAACTCCATCTACCACAACAAACATGTGTTTAAGGGCAAGACCGTGCTGGACGTGGGCAGCGGAACGGGAATATTAGCAATGTTTGCTGCCAAAGCAGGAGCCAAGAAAGTGTTTGGA ATTGAATGTTCCAGCATCTCGGATTATTCTCAGAAGATCATCAAAGCAAACCACCTGGACAAAA GCGCACGTGTATTGATTAATCGAAATGCACAACGTTCGTCTGTGCCGACGGAACAGAAATTGATGCA TGGGAAGGTGGAGGAGGTGCAGCTCCCTGTGGACCAGGTGGACATCATCATCAGTGAGTGGATGGGCTACTGCCTCTTCTACGAGTCGATGCTGAACACAGTGATCTACGCACGGGACAAGTGGCTG AAACCCGGGGGGCTGATGTTTCCGGACCGAGCCACTCTGTACATTGTTGCCATTGAAGACCGGCAGTTCAAGGACTTCAAGATTCACT GGTGGGAGGACGTGTACGGGTTTGACATGACCTGCATCAGGAACGTGGCCATCAAGGAACCTCTGGTGGACATGGTGGACCCGAAGCAAGTGGTGACCAACGCCTGCCTCATCAAG GAGGTGGACATCTACACTGTGAAGACAGAGGATCTGTCCTTCTCTTCGACTTTCCGCCTACATGTTCAGAGGAGTGAATATGTCCATGCTCTGGTCACATATTTTAACATCGAATTTACAAAGTGTCACAAGAAAACTGGATTTTCAACAG CTCCTGACGCCCCGTACACACACTGGAAGCAGACGGTGTTTTACTTGGAAGACTACTTGACAGTGAAATTGGGAGAGGAGATCTGTGGggccatcacagtgaatcccaaTCCTAAAAACAAT CGTGACctggatttcacagtggagctcaATTTCAGGGGCCAGTTGTGTGAAGCATCGCTGTCTCATGATTACAAGATGCGGTAA